A single Cottoperca gobio chromosome 5, fCotGob3.1, whole genome shotgun sequence DNA region contains:
- the LOC115007996 gene encoding retinoic acid receptor gamma-A-like isoform X3, producing the protein MFDCMEALGLGPRPLFDVSGQGSCMLSRASSYFSGLDPFAWAGTGSIQSVETQSTSSEEMVPSSPSPPPPPRVYKPCFVCQDKSSGYHYGVSSCEGCKGFFRRSIQKNMVYTCHRDKNCQINKVTRNRCQYCRLQKCFEVGMSKEGEKKISVRNDRNKKKKDVKEEVVLPENYELSGELEELVKKVSKAHQETFPSLGQLGKYTTNSSADHRVQLDLGLWDKFSELSTKCIIKIVEFAKRLPGFTTLTIADQITLLKSACLDILMLRICTRYTPEQDTMTFSDGLTLNRTQMHNAGFGPLTDLVFAFAGQLLPLEMDDTETGLLSAICLICGDRMDLEEPQKVDKLQEPLLEALKIYTRRRRPNKPHMFPRMLMKVTDLRGISTKGAERAITLKTEIPGPMPPLIREMLENPEAFEDSSDSGDSAAAAPPAITAIKQEEKTTDESAVEEEEEEEEDDYWDEEKDRGADSDGEPSGEAAAGVQKKGVTGKTQ; encoded by the exons cggtGGAGACCCAGAGCACCAGCTCAGAGGAGATGGTGCCcagctctccttctcctcctcctcctcctcgtgtCTACAAACCGTGCTTTGTGTGCCAGGACAAGTCTTCTGGTTATCACTACGGAGTGAGCTCCTGTGAAGGCTGCAAG GGTTTCTTTAGGCGAAGTATCCAAAAGAACATGGTGTATACTTGCCACAGAGACAAGAACTGCCAGATCAACAAAGTGACCCGCAACCGCTGCCAGTACTGTCGACTTCAAAAATGCTTCGAGGTTGGCATGTCCAAAGAAGGtgagaagaaaatat CGGTGCGTAACGACaggaacaaaaagaagaaggatgTAAAGGAAGAGGTGGTGCTGCCAGAGAACTATGAGTTGAGTGGAGAACTGGAGGAGCTGGTTAAAAAAGTCAGCAAAGCTCATCAAGAGACCTTTCCATCTTTGGGCCAACTAGGAAAATACACCACA aATTCAAGTGCTGACCACAGAGTACAGCTGGACTTGGGCCTGTGGGATAAGTTCAGTGAGCTGTCCACTAAGTGCATTATAAAGATTGTGGAGTTTGCCAAGCGGCTACCAGGCTTCACTACGCTCACCATCGCTGACCAGATCACCCTCCTCAAATCTGCATGTCTGGACATCCTG ATGCTGAGGATATGCACTCGCTACACCCCAGAACAGGACACAATGACCTTCTCAGATGGCCTGACACTCAACAGGACTCAGATGCATAACGCTGGCTTTGGCCCGCTCACAGACCTTGTATTCGCCTTTGCTGGTCAGCTGCTCCCTTTGGAGATGGACGACACAGAGACGGGCCTACTCAGTGCCATCTGCCTCATCTGCGGAG ACCGTATGGATCTGGAGGAGCCACAGAAGGTAGACAAGCTGCAGGAGCCCCTGCTAGAGGCTCTGAAGATCTACACCCGCCGCAGACGCCCAAACAAGCCTCACATGTTTCCCCGCATGCTGATGAAAGTCACAGACCTCCGAGGAATCAGCACCAAAG GTGCAGAAAGAGCCATCACACTGAAGACGGAGATCCCAGGCCCCATGCCTCCACTGATCAGGGAGATGCTGGAGAACCCTGAGGCCTTCGAGGACAGCAGTGACTCAGGAGACAGCGCTGCTGCCGCTCCCCCTGCCATTACAGCCATCAAACAAGAAGAGAAGACCACAGACGAGTCTGccgtggaggaggaagaggaggaggaagaggacgacTACTGGGATGAGGAGAAAGACCGAGGGGCGGACAGTGACGGGGAGCCGTCGGGAGAGGCGGCAGCGGGCGTGCAAAAGAAAGGTGTGACTGGGAAAACGCAGTGA
- the LOC115007996 gene encoding retinoic acid receptor gamma-A-like isoform X4 — translation MFDCMEALGLGPRPLFDVSGQGSCMLSRASSYFSGLDPFAWAGTGSIQSVETQSTSSEEMVPSSPSPPPPPRVYKPCFVCQDKSSGYHYGVSSCEGCKGFFRRSIQKNMVYTCHRDKNCQINKVTRNRCQYCRLQKCFEVGMSKEAVRNDRNKKKKDVKEEVVLPENYELSGELEELVKKVSKAHQETFPSLGQLGKYTTNSSADHRVQLDLGLWDKFSELSTKCIIKIVEFAKRLPGFTTLTIADQITLLKSACLDILMLRICTRYTPEQDTMTFSDGLTLNRTQMHNAGFGPLTDLVFAFAGQLLPLEMDDTETGLLSAICLICGDRMDLEEPQKVDKLQEPLLEALKIYTRRRRPNKPHMFPRMLMKVTDLRGISTKGAERAITLKTEIPGPMPPLIREMLENPEAFEDSSDSGDSAAAAPPAITAIKQEEKTTDESAVEEEEEEEEDDYWDEEKDRGADSDGEPSGEAAAGVQKKGVTGKTQ, via the exons cggtGGAGACCCAGAGCACCAGCTCAGAGGAGATGGTGCCcagctctccttctcctcctcctcctcctcgtgtCTACAAACCGTGCTTTGTGTGCCAGGACAAGTCTTCTGGTTATCACTACGGAGTGAGCTCCTGTGAAGGCTGCAAG GGTTTCTTTAGGCGAAGTATCCAAAAGAACATGGTGTATACTTGCCACAGAGACAAGAACTGCCAGATCAACAAAGTGACCCGCAACCGCTGCCAGTACTGTCGACTTCAAAAATGCTTCGAGGTTGGCATGTCCAAAGAAG CGGTGCGTAACGACaggaacaaaaagaagaaggatgTAAAGGAAGAGGTGGTGCTGCCAGAGAACTATGAGTTGAGTGGAGAACTGGAGGAGCTGGTTAAAAAAGTCAGCAAAGCTCATCAAGAGACCTTTCCATCTTTGGGCCAACTAGGAAAATACACCACA aATTCAAGTGCTGACCACAGAGTACAGCTGGACTTGGGCCTGTGGGATAAGTTCAGTGAGCTGTCCACTAAGTGCATTATAAAGATTGTGGAGTTTGCCAAGCGGCTACCAGGCTTCACTACGCTCACCATCGCTGACCAGATCACCCTCCTCAAATCTGCATGTCTGGACATCCTG ATGCTGAGGATATGCACTCGCTACACCCCAGAACAGGACACAATGACCTTCTCAGATGGCCTGACACTCAACAGGACTCAGATGCATAACGCTGGCTTTGGCCCGCTCACAGACCTTGTATTCGCCTTTGCTGGTCAGCTGCTCCCTTTGGAGATGGACGACACAGAGACGGGCCTACTCAGTGCCATCTGCCTCATCTGCGGAG ACCGTATGGATCTGGAGGAGCCACAGAAGGTAGACAAGCTGCAGGAGCCCCTGCTAGAGGCTCTGAAGATCTACACCCGCCGCAGACGCCCAAACAAGCCTCACATGTTTCCCCGCATGCTGATGAAAGTCACAGACCTCCGAGGAATCAGCACCAAAG GTGCAGAAAGAGCCATCACACTGAAGACGGAGATCCCAGGCCCCATGCCTCCACTGATCAGGGAGATGCTGGAGAACCCTGAGGCCTTCGAGGACAGCAGTGACTCAGGAGACAGCGCTGCTGCCGCTCCCCCTGCCATTACAGCCATCAAACAAGAAGAGAAGACCACAGACGAGTCTGccgtggaggaggaagaggaggaggaagaggacgacTACTGGGATGAGGAGAAAGACCGAGGGGCGGACAGTGACGGGGAGCCGTCGGGAGAGGCGGCAGCGGGCGTGCAAAAGAAAGGTGTGACTGGGAAAACGCAGTGA